The DNA window GGTGCGCCGGCGGCCATTGCCAGGCCCAGTACCATCATTGCTGCGATTTTTTTCATTGCATGCTCCATTGCGTTAAGTGATCATCAAGTGATGTAATGCGGCGGCCTTCACAGTGGGCGCCACCGCCGGACCCTGTTTCAATAACTTTCCGCGCCGCTGCGTGCCAGCACGGCTTCCAGCGGCTTCCTGCCGACCAGCCAGAAGATCAGTGGCGTCAGCAGCGAATCGAGCAGCGTCGAGCTGACCAGGCCGCCGAAGATCACCACCGCCACCGGGTGCAGGATTTCCTTGCCCGGCGCATCGGCCGCCAGCAGCAATGGCACCAGCGCGAACGCCGCGACGAGTGCCGTCATCAGCACAGGCGTCAGCCGTTCCAGCGACCCGCGCACGATCATCGGCCAGCCGAAGGACATGCCTTCGAACTTGCACAGGTTGATGTAGTGGCTGATCTTCAAAATGCCGTTGCGCGTGGCGATCCCGGCCAGCGTGATAAAGCCCACCATCGATGCGACCGACAGCGACACCCCGGCCAGCCACATCGCCACCACGCTGCCCACCAGTGCAAAGGGGATGTTGGCCATGATGACGGCCGCCAGAATGGTGGAACGATAGCGCGTGTACAGCACCAGGAACACCAGTGACAGCGAGGCAAGCGACAGGCCGACGATCAGCCGCTGTGCCGCTTCCTGCGCCTGGAACTGGCCTTCGATGCTGATGAAATAGCCGCCTGGCAGTGGCGTGGCCGCAACCGCGTTGCGCACGTCGCCGATGATGCGCGACATGCTGGCGCCATCCGTGTTCGCGTACACCACGATACGGCGCCGGCCATTCTCCCGGCCGATCTGGTTCGGGCCATCGCCTTCTTCGACCGTGGCGATCGACGACAGCGGCAGCCGGCCAGCCGGCGTGTCCAGCATCAGGCGTTCCAGGTCTTGCGGCGTGCGCTGCGCGTCGGCCAGCCGCACGACCAGATCATGGCGACGGGCGCCATCGATCACCTGCGTCGCCTTCGTGCCCTCGGACAGGGCCTCGATCGCAGCGAGCACCTGCCCCGCCGAAAGGCCCACCTGTGCTGCCTTGCGATAGTCGACGCGGATCTTGATCTGCGGGATCAGCACCTGGCGCTCCACGGACAGGTCGACCAGCCCGGGCACACCGGCCAGCCGCGTGCGCAGCGTTTCGGCCAGGCCGCGCAGCGTGTCGATGTCGTCGCCGTAGATCTTCAGCGCGACCTGCGCGCGCACGCCCGACAGCAGGTGATCGAGGCGGTGCGAGATCGGCTGCCCGATGGCCACCGATGCCGGGATGACCGACAGTTGCGAGCGGATCGCCGCCATCACCTGTTCGCGCGAGCGCTCCGAGGGTTTCAGGTCCACGTCGATCTCCGACGAGTGCACGCCTTCGGCATGTTCGTCGAGTTCCGCACGGCCGGTGCGGCGGCCCACCTTGACGACTTCCGGCACCTGCCCGATCAGGGTTTCGGCCAGTGCGCCCATCCGGTTTGCTTCCGCCAGCGACGTGCCGGGCGCGAACGTCATGCCCATCACCAGCGATCCCTCGTTGAACGCAGGCAGGAAGGTGCGCGGGAAAAATGGCACTGACGCCGCAGCGGCGACCACGGCGATGACGGCGATGGCCAGCACGCCGCGCGCGCGCGGCAGCGACCAGTGCAGCAGCCGTTCATCGTGCCGCTTGAGCCAGCGCACCAGCGGGCTGTCGCCATGCCGCAAGCGCTTCATGCGCGGCAGCAGGACCATCGACAGCACTGGCGTGACCGTCATCGATACGAGCATCGACGCCAGGATCGACGTGATATAGGCAATGCCCAGGGGCGCGAACAACCGGCCTTCGATGCCGGGCAGGGCGAACAGCGGCACGAACACCAGTACCACGATCACCGTCGCGTAGACGATGCCGGATCGCACCTCGACCGAGGCGTGCCAGATCGTCTCCAGCACGGACGTGCCTTCCGGCCGCTGCCGCAAGCGGCGCAGGATGTTCTCGACATCGACCACGGCATCATCGACCAGCTCGCCGATCGCGATCGCCAGGCCGCCCAGCGTCATCACATTGATCGATTGCCCCAGCAGGTGAAAGGCCAGCGCCGTGACGGCCAGCGACAGCGGGATCGCGACCAGCGAGATGACAGTGCTGCGGGCGCTCAGCAGGAAAGCGAACAGGATGACCGCGACAAGGATGGCGCCATCGCGCAATGCCTCGACCACGTTGCCGATCGACGATTCGATGAAGCTCGCCTGCCGGAACAGGATCTCGGGCGCCGAGAGCCCGGCGGGCAGGCCCTGGCGCAGCTCGGCTAGCGCGGCTTCGATCTGGCGCGTGAGCTGCACCGTGTCGCCGGCGGGCTGCTTCTGCACGCTGACGATGACGGCCGGGCGCCCGTTCATACCCGCGTCGCCGCGCTTGAAGGCGGGCGCGTAGCGCACCTGCGCCACCTGCTCGAGCAGCACCGGCATGCCATTGCGATAGGCCACCGGCAAGCCGCGCACATCTTCCAGGCGCGTGGTGCGGCCCAGGTTGCGGATCAGGTATTCGCGGCTGTTCAGGTCGATGAAGCCGCCGCTCGTGTTCGATGCGAAGCCCTGCAGCGCACCGGTCAGCTGGCCCAGCGTGATGCCGTATTGGGCCATGCGGGCCGTGTCCGGCTCGATGCGGAGCTGGCGCACGTCGCCGCCGATCGGGATCACCTGGGAGACGCCGGGAATCGACAGCAGGCGTGGCCGCAGCACGAAGTCGGCATACTCGCGCGCCTTCATCGGATCGGTCCTGGCCAGGTCGATCGGCAGCGCGATCAGCATGATCTCGCCCATGATGGAGGACACGGGCCCCATGACCGGATTCACGCCGGCGGGCAATTGCTCGCGCACCAGCGACAGCCGTTCGGCCACCAGCTGGCGGTTGCGGTACACATCGGTATCCCAGTCGAATTCCGCGTAGACGATCGACAGGCCGACGCCGGACACGGAGCGCACGCGCGTCACGCCGGGCATGCCGTTCAGGCTTGTCTCCAGCGGGAACGACACGAGCTGCTCCACTTCCTCGGGCGCCATGCCGCCGGCCTCGGCCAGCACGGTGACGACCGGCTTGTTCAGGTCCGGGAACACGTCGATCGGCGTGCGCTGGGCCGTGAACGCGCCATACACCATGAGCAGCACGGCGGCGGCCAGCACCAGCAGCCGGTTGTGCAGGCTGAAACGGACGATTGCATTGAACATGGCGTTACCGGATCTGGTTGATCAGCGCGGCGCCGGAGACGACCACGCGATTTTCCGCGGAGAGGCCGCGGGTCACGACGATCGTGCCGGCATCGAGCGGGCGCGCTTCCACGGGCTGTGCGATGAAGCGCATCGCCCCCGACTTGATCCACACCACCGTTTCGTTCGCTGGATTGCGCACCAGGGCTGCGGCTGGCAAGACGATGCCCTTGACGGTCGTGTGCAGCTTCGCCAGCACCGATACCGGCTGGCCCACCGCCAGCGGCAAGGCCTTGCCGGTGGCACGGAAGCTGATCGGCAAGGCACCGTCGCGCAGGCTGCGTCCACCACCGACCAGGACCAGCCTGGCGTCGGGCGCCGCCGGCAGCGTCGCCGTGGCGATGCGCGATGCGAGCGTAACGTCAGGTGTGCTCGCCTCGACCAGTGCGCGCGCGGGATCG is part of the Pseudoduganella lutea genome and encodes:
- a CDS encoding efflux RND transporter permease subunit — protein: MFNAIVRFSLHNRLLVLAAAVLLMVYGAFTAQRTPIDVFPDLNKPVVTVLAEAGGMAPEEVEQLVSFPLETSLNGMPGVTRVRSVSGVGLSIVYAEFDWDTDVYRNRQLVAERLSLVREQLPAGVNPVMGPVSSIMGEIMLIALPIDLARTDPMKAREYADFVLRPRLLSIPGVSQVIPIGGDVRQLRIEPDTARMAQYGITLGQLTGALQGFASNTSGGFIDLNSREYLIRNLGRTTRLEDVRGLPVAYRNGMPVLLEQVAQVRYAPAFKRGDAGMNGRPAVIVSVQKQPAGDTVQLTRQIEAALAELRQGLPAGLSAPEILFRQASFIESSIGNVVEALRDGAILVAVILFAFLLSARSTVISLVAIPLSLAVTALAFHLLGQSINVMTLGGLAIAIGELVDDAVVDVENILRRLRQRPEGTSVLETIWHASVEVRSGIVYATVIVVLVFVPLFALPGIEGRLFAPLGIAYITSILASMLVSMTVTPVLSMVLLPRMKRLRHGDSPLVRWLKRHDERLLHWSLPRARGVLAIAVIAVVAAAASVPFFPRTFLPAFNEGSLVMGMTFAPGTSLAEANRMGALAETLIGQVPEVVKVGRRTGRAELDEHAEGVHSSEIDVDLKPSERSREQVMAAIRSQLSVIPASVAIGQPISHRLDHLLSGVRAQVALKIYGDDIDTLRGLAETLRTRLAGVPGLVDLSVERQVLIPQIKIRVDYRKAAQVGLSAGQVLAAIEALSEGTKATQVIDGARRHDLVVRLADAQRTPQDLERLMLDTPAGRLPLSSIATVEEGDGPNQIGRENGRRRIVVYANTDGASMSRIIGDVRNAVAATPLPGGYFISIEGQFQAQEAAQRLIVGLSLASLSLVFLVLYTRYRSTILAAVIMANIPFALVGSVVAMWLAGVSLSVASMVGFITLAGIATRNGILKISHYINLCKFEGMSFGWPMIVRGSLERLTPVLMTALVAAFALVPLLLAADAPGKEILHPVAVVIFGGLVSSTLLDSLLTPLIFWLVGRKPLEAVLARSGAESY